Proteins found in one Camelus bactrianus isolate YW-2024 breed Bactrian camel chromosome X, ASM4877302v1, whole genome shotgun sequence genomic segment:
- the MBNL3 gene encoding muscleblind-like protein 3 isoform X8 has product MFAQQMQFMLQNAQMSSLTSFPVTPSLAANPAMAFNPYLPHPGMGLVPAELLPNAPVLISGNPPLGLPGAAGPKLMRSDKLEVCREFQRGNCTRGENDCRYAHPTDVSMIEASDNTVTICMDYIKGRCSREKCKYFHPPAHLQAKLKAAHHQMNHSAATAMALQPGAVQLIPKRSALEKTNGATPVFNPSVFHCQQALANLQLPQPAFIPAGPILCMAPASSIVPMMHGATPTTVSAATTPATSVPFAATATGNQIPPLSIDELNSSMFVSQM; this is encoded by the exons ACTTCTTTTCCCGTGACTCCATCACTTGCAGCTAATCCTGCCATGGCTTTCAATCCTTACTTACCTCATCCTGGGATGGGCCTGGTCCCTGCCGAACTTTTACCAAATGCACCTGTTCTGATTTCTGGAAACCCACCTCTCGGATTGCCAGGAGCTGCTGGTCCAAAACTGATGCGTTCAGATAAACTGGAG gtttgCCGTGAATTTCAGCGTGGAAATTGTACCCGTGGTGAGAATGACTGTCGCTATGCTCACCCTACGGATGTTTCCATGATCGAGGCAAGTGATAATACTGTGACGATCTGCATGGATTACATCAAAGGTCGATGCTCCCGGGAGAAATGCAAGTACTTTCATCCTCCTGCACACTTGCAAGCCAAACTCAAGGCAGCTCATCACCAGATGAACCATTCGGCTGCCACAGCAATG GCCCTCCAGCCTGGTGCAGTTCAACTGATACCAAAGAGATCGGCGCTTGAAAAGACCAATGGTGCCACCCCGGTCTTTAATCCCAGTGTTTTCCACTGCCAACAGGCTCTGGCTAACCTGCAGCTCCCACAGCCGGCATTCATCCCTGCAG GGCCAATACTGTGCATGGCACCCGCTTCAAGTATTG TGCCCATGATGCACGGTGCTACACCTACCACTGTGTCTGCAGCAACAACACCTGCCACCAGCGTTCCCTTCGCTGCAACAGCTACGGGCAATCAG ATACCCCCATTATCAATAGATGAACTGAATAGCAGCATGTTTGTTTCACAGATGTAG